The genomic DNA ATAGTGAGGAGATATCTTTTTTGAAAAAGTATTTGCTTGCTGAGTTTATGCCGAATATTCCTCTTCCCCATTCTGCGTAGTTGAGATAAAGTTCTATGATTCTATTTTTGCCTAGGATTAATTCCATTTCAATTGTGATGATTAGTTCAAGATATTTTCTGATGAAGCTTTTTTCTGGTAGTAGTAGCATTGTTCTAGCAACTTGCTGAGAGATTGTGCTACCTCCGTAGTATCTTATGTTACCAATCTTTAGGTTTTTCTGCAAGGCCATTGTGATGCTTTCAATGTCTATTCCTGTATGTCTGTAGAAAT from Brevinematia bacterium includes the following:
- the mtgA gene encoding monofunctional biosynthetic peptidoglycan transglycosylase: VYLKFNNPKTTPLMEARKRELGIKEVKHSFIPLNRIPSKIVRMLVIAEDCNFYRHTGIDIESITMALQKNLKIGNIRYYGGSTISQQVARTMLLLPEKSFIRKYLELIITIEMELILGKNRIIELYLNYAEWGRGIFGINSASKYFFKKDISSLSIEETARLIAILPNPKIYSPFSESKLVQTRVELIMKYLQ